In Trichomycterus rosablanca isolate fTriRos1 chromosome 20, fTriRos1.hap1, whole genome shotgun sequence, one DNA window encodes the following:
- the LOC134334808 gene encoding traf2 and NCK-interacting protein kinase-like, with the protein MSRISWSRNSLKKMDVSSIKDTTGILELLEVVGQGTYGQVYKGRYVLSGDTVAIKVMNVRGAAQEDLKAEINLLRKYSHHRNIATYCGALIKKTPMEDHLWLVMEFCGGGSLASLIKSTRKKSLKEEWTAYISREILRGLSHLHKYKVIHRDIKGLNVMLNEKAEVKLVDFGVSVQTDSTLCQSNTFIGTPNWMAPEVIDCQKDPTSSYDCKSDIWSLGITAIEMAEGAPPLGDLHMMKVLQMIVNNPSPTLQQKKWSSSFHSFVKECLIKEPAERPSAENLLNHEFISSVTNIRYVRHQIVDHWKRKKENNDHGDDETSEEEGDQKSKEEPKCQLKEHPRKAQQQQNNKQPKLHKQQRKQHKHQQPGVKRPLKPAEKGVDCYPRPNPLSPDAKCKQYCGRPRGGSTPSVPEIQISPQSENPVPACVSASRARSPSPCSPMHNLKLMSQAWAGEFKPRSVSLSPRRRLVVDENANGLFQVLRICISKWFRLLQPLQFSLRFRLLKLSLQSRTFKLSLQSRTFKLSLQSRTFKLSLQSR; encoded by the exons ATGTCGCGCATTTCTTGGTCGCGCAATTCTCTGAAAAAAATGGACGTCTCGTCCATCAAG GATACGACTGGAATCCTGGAGCTGTTGGAGGTGGTTGGCCAAGGAACGTACGGTCAGGTGTACAAG ggtCGATACGTTCTGTCTGGTGACACTGTGGCTATTAAAGTGATGAACGTCAGAGGG GCTGCGCAGGAGGACCTGAAAGCCGAGATCAACCTGCTGAGGAAATACTCTCACCATCGGAACATCGCCACCTACTGCGGCGCTTTAATCAAGAAGACCCCCATGGAGGACCATCTGTGG TTGGTGATGGAGTTCTGCGGTGGAGGTTCGCTTGCCAGTCTGATCAAGAGCACCAGAAAGAAGTCTCTGAAGGAGGAGTGGACGGCCTACATCAGCCGAGAAATCCTGCGG GGTCTGTCGCATCTCCACAAGTACAAAGTCATCCACAGAGACATCAAGGGCCTGAATGTGATGCTGAACGAGAAGGCCGAGGTTAAACTGG TGGATTTCGGGGTGAGCGTGCAGACAGACAGCACCCTGTGTCAGAGCAACACCTTCATCGGGACGCCCAACTGGATGGCGCCGGAGGTCATCGACTGCCAGAAGGATCCCACATCCAGCTACGACTGCAAG agtgATATCTGGTCTTTGGGCATCACCGCTATAGAGATGGCAGAAGGAGCACCAC CTCTGGGTGACCTTCACATGATGAAGGTTCTGCAGATGATCGTGAACAATCCCTCTCCGACTCTCCAGCAGAAGAAATg GTCCAGCAGTTTCCACTCCTTCGTTAAGGAGTGTCTGATCAAAGAGCCGGCCGAGCGTCCGAGCGCGGAGAACCTGCTCAATCACGAATTCATCAGCAGCGTCACCAACATCAGATACGTCCGCCATCAGATCGTGGATCACTGGAAGCGTAAGaaag AAAATAATGACCACGGTGATGACGAGACGTCGGAGGAGGAGGGTGATCAGAAATCGAAGGAAGAACCTAAATGCCAATTAAAG GAGCATCCGAGAAAAGCGCAGCAGcagcaaaacaacaaacaaccTAAACTGCATAAGCAGCAACGtaaacaacacaaacaccagcAGCCTGGCGTGAAACGACCCCTGAAACCAGCCGAAAAG GGAGTCGACTGTTACCCCAGGCCTAACCCATTAAGCCCCGACGCAAAATGCAAACAATATTGCGGTCGACCACGAGGAGGCTCAACTCCATCCGTGCCTGAAATCCAGATTTCACCTCAATCTGAGAATCCGGTCCCCGCCTGTGTGAGCGCCAGCCGAGCACGGAGCCCAAGTCCATGTTCACCAATGCACAACCTCAAACTGATGAGCCAGGCCTGGGCTGGGGAATTCAAACCGCGCTCTGTGTCGCTTTCCCCCCGCCGCAGGCTGGTGGTGGACGAGAACGCGAACGGCTTG TTCCAGGTCCTCAGGATCTGCATCTCCAAGTGGTTCAGACTCCTGCAGCCTCTCCAGTTCTCCCTGCGGTTCAGATTACTTAAACTCTCCCTTCAGTCCAGGACGTTCAAACTCTCCCTTCAGTCCAGGACGTTTAAACTCTCCCTTCAGTCCAGGACGTTCAAACTCTCCCTTCAGTCCAGATAA
- the LOC134334144 gene encoding traf2 and NCK-interacting protein kinase-like isoform X2 yields the protein MANVSPTRCLDKIDFSSLRDPTGIFDLVKMVGNGSYGQVYKGRHVKSGQTVAIKVMNVSGATQEALKAEINLLSKYSHHRNIATYYGAFNKKNHLEDHLWLVMEFCGGGSLDGLIRSTRTKSLKEEWTAYISREILQVDVRVPVPVLELEWFHPG from the exons ATGGCGAATGTTTCTCCTACACGTTGTCTGGATAAAATCGACTTCTCCTCTCTCAGA GATCCGACTGGGATCTTTGATCTGGTGAAGATGGTCGGTAATGGATCATACGGTCAGGTGTACAAG ggtCGACATGTTAAATCAGGTCAGACTGTTGCTATCAAGGTGATGAACGTCAGCGGG GCTACTCAGGAGGCCCTGAAAGCCGAGATCAACCTGCTGAGTAAATACTCTCACCATCGGAACATCGCCACCTACTACGGTGCTTTTAACAAGAAGAACCACCTGGAGGACCATCTGTGG TTGGTGATGGAGTTCTGCGGTGGAGGTTCGCTAGACGGTCTGATCAGGAGCACCAGGACGAAGTCTCTGAAGGAGGAGTGGACGGCCTACATCAGTCGAGAGATCCTGCAG GTGGACGTTCGGGTTCCTGTTCCTGTTCTGGAACTGGAGTGGTTCCATCCAGGATGA